From Bermanella sp. WJH001:
GCTCAGATTAAATCAATCATGGAAGCCGCCGCCGACCTAGACGTACCATTGGTGGTGGATGTAGGTTACGGCGCCAATTGGGACGAAGCACATTAATTAGCAATCGTTTATCAACGGGGACGGATAAGACTGTCCCCTAAAACCTTTTTGCTTGTAAGGATAAAGGTGGCTATTCTGCGCCACTTTTTGAAGTCAGCAGCATTAAGGAATACCTGTGAGCAATGCCGATTTAGTTTTTCAAAGTTACGGTCGTAGCTGTAATCATCCTGCTTTTTTCGACGACTTTTACGACACTTTCATGGGCAAGTCCCAAGATATTCGTAACATGTTTGTTGATACCAATATGTCGGCGCAACAAGGTTTGCTTCGCGGTGGCATTCTTTGGTTGGTGATGCACGCCAGAGGCATGTCAGATACTAAAATTCGTGCGCTAGGTGAAAGCCATAGTCGCCAGCACATGAATATAGACCCTAGCCATTACGCTCTGTGGCTGGACGCTTTGATGGAAACCCTGCACAAACACGACCCTGAATTTGATGGCTATTTAGAGCAAATCTGGCGTAGCACGATTCAACCGGGCATCGACTTGATTAAGAGTATGTACGACGAATAGGCAAAAAAAAGCCTGATCGCCATTGGGGGAGAACGATCAGGCTGGAATACCTTCGGGTTCTTGGGGAGATA
This genomic window contains:
- a CDS encoding globin, with protein sequence MSNADLVFQSYGRSCNHPAFFDDFYDTFMGKSQDIRNMFVDTNMSAQQGLLRGGILWLVMHARGMSDTKIRALGESHSRQHMNIDPSHYALWLDALMETLHKHDPEFDGYLEQIWRSTIQPGIDLIKSMYDE